A window of Harpia harpyja isolate bHarHar1 chromosome 23, bHarHar1 primary haplotype, whole genome shotgun sequence contains these coding sequences:
- the TSPAN8 gene encoding tetraspanin-8: MAGVSSCMKYSMFIFNFLFWVCGSVILGVSVWIRVSKDVQQELDIDSSLFAGVDLLIAVGSIIMVLGFLGCCGAIKESRCMLLLFFIGLLLILILQVTGGILGAVYRSQIEASLNKTLLASVNSLQSSTEESKVFQENFQKFERMNECCGLLNGPADWGKNFNAASGSNKVCACEPEDRPTDLCTTFQGRYVYKTPCGEVIVKYLKDHLLIIMGIAFGLAVIEILGLGFSMSLYCQIQRK, from the exons ATGGCGGGTGTAAGCAGCTGCATGAAGTACTCCATGTTCATCTTCAACTTCTTATTTTGG GTGTGTGGCTCCGTTATATTGGGAGTCTCTGTATGGATACGTGTTAGCAAAGATGTTCAGCAG gAGTTGGATATAGACAGCAGCCTGTTTGCAGGGGTTGATCTGCTGATAGCCGTGGGCTCCATCATTATGGTCCTTGGGTTTCTGGGGTGCTGTGGTGCCATAAAGGAGAGCCGGTGCATGCTGCTGTTG tTTTTTATTGGACTGCTTCTGATCCTGATCCTTCAAGTCACAGGAGGTATTTTAGGAGCAGTGTACAGATCTCAG ATTGAAGCATCCCTTAACAAGACTCTCCTGGCAAGTGTGAATTCATTGCAAAGCTCTACAGAAGAATCTAAAGTGTTTCAAGAGAATTTCCAGAAGTTTGAGAGAATG AATGAGTGCTGTGGTTTGCTGAATGGACCTGCAGACTGGGGAAAAAATTTTAATGCTGCTTCTGGTAGCAATAAAGTCTGTGCATGTGAACCAGAGGACCGACCAACAGACCTCTGCACCACCTTTCAAGGCAGATACGTTTATAAAACG ccTTGTGGAGAGGTGATTGTCAAATACCTTAAAGACCATCTGCTCATAATTATGGGCATCGCCTTTGGACTGGCTGTTATTGAG